The sequence GGTCACGGTGTTTTGTTCGAGGGCGACTACAAATTGGTGATCAATCAGCCGCCGGTCGGCGATGCCCAATGGCGCCTTTTCAACATTGTCACAGATCCGGGCGAGACAGCCGATCTGGCCGCGTTAGAGCCACTTCGCTTTCAACGAATGTTGGCGCGTTATCAGCAGTACCGAGACGAGAATCGCGTCCTCGAGCTAGCCACGGGCGATAACCCCCGCCAACAAATTGTCCTCAATTTATTCCTGCAATACCGGGATGCCGCGGTGGTGGTCTTGTTGACGATGTTGCTCCTGCTCCCGTTCCTCGTTGCGTATCGCATGAAGCGAAAGTCCGACCAGAAGCCATTGGCCTGAGAAGGAAAGCATTATGAAGATCAAAAGAACTCCCGATGAACGATTTGCCGACCTGCAGGATTTCCCTTTCGAGCCCCATTACGCCGAAGTGCAGGATGGTGACGGCGGCCGCCTGAGAATCCATTATCTGGACGAGGGCGACCCGAGTGCGGATCCGATTGTGTTGATGCATGGAAACCCGGCCTGGTGCTATCTCTACCGCAAGCTGATTCCGGCTCTGGTCGCGGCAGGCCATCGCGTGGTCACGCCTGATCTGGTCGGGTTTGGCCGATCCGACAAGCCGACAGAATACGACGACTACAGCTATTTGCGGCATGTGAGCTGGATGCAGCAATGGCTGGAGCAAGTCGACCTCGAACGGATTACGCTGTTCTGTCAGGACTGGGGTGGCTTGATCGGATTGCGTTTGGTGGCGGCAAATCCGGATCGGTTTACGCGGGTGTTGGCCTCGAATACCAGTCTCCCCACCGGCGACGAGAAGTTGCCCCAGCCATTTCTGGATTGGCAAATATTCTCGCGCGAGGTCGAGAATTACGACCTCGGTGTGATTATTGCCATGGGGTGTGTGGCCCCGATCGCCGACGAGGTGATCGCAGCCTACAACGCGCCTTTCCCGGATGAGACCTACAAGGCCGGCGCACGGGTTTTCGCCTCATTGGTGCCGCATGACCGTGAGCATCCTGCCTTTGTCGCTAATCGGAGTGCCTGGGAAAACCTCGAGAATTTTCAGAAGCCCTTCCTGACCGCTTTCAGTGATAGGGACCCGATGACCAAGGGTGCGGATGCACCGATGCGCAAGAGAATCCCCGGCGCCGCCGATCAGCCGCATACGATAATCAAGGGCGCGGGGCATTTTCTGCAGGAAGAGCGCCCCGAGGAACTGATCGAGGTCTTGCTCAATTTTATCGAGGGGGAACCCGCGCCTGAGTAACTGATTTTGGCGGATTGGAATGCTCCGTTTGGGACTCGGTCATTTTCTGGAAAACTGCAGGGCCTCCGATCCGCGCGAAAGCTCCCGTTCACGGACAGGGGGCGAATTGCTGGTGATTGCCCCACGCACGGTATCGTAGTTGAGAGGATGAAGAACATCGGCACCTCGACCATGCTGAACTCGATTTCGATGGGGTGCCTGTGGCACCCAAGGCTACAAGTACAGGGATCGGTTGTTCACCGAGAGCGGAACGCAGAGCATTTTTTGCGCGGGAGCGACGCGGACAAAGCCAAGATCATCCGGAAGGGGCGGGGTGAAGCTGCGACAGAAATAGATCGTCCATCCGATTTCGCTCGCGCGCGCTCGCAGGCCGGGTCGCGGCGTTGCACGCTAGGTCGCGGCGTTCACGGTGTACTGGCCCGGGTCGGTCACGAAGTCGGCGTGGCCGTAGGTGTCCAGCAGGCGCGCGATTTTGGCGTTGAGTCGGCGGTCGATCCATGCCGACAGCCCCGGCACCTTCAGTCCTATGCGATAGAATGCCGCATTGGTGCTGATGACGCCCGCTGCAATTGCCGCGGCCAACTTCTCGGTCCGGCTGAAGGTGATTCCCATCGTTCTGGCCTGTGCTGCATCGCCACTCAGGAAGCTGTTGATGAGCACGAACCGGGAAAAGCCGTTTTCAAGCCAGCTATGCAGCTTTCCCCGGATCGAAGATCGATCAAACAGGTCCGCCTCCATCGTGCCCCGCACAAGGGTGCCGCATGTTTCGTCGTCATAGGCCTCGCGCAGTGTGATGTGGCGAGCCATCAGAAGATCGATGATCTCCCGGGGTGTCTCGCCGAGCAGGTCCTGCGGTAGTCCGAGCAGGAAGCAGCGATAGCGGGACAATTCCACCGTGGCTCTCTGCGCTTCAGTGAACTCCGTGATTCCCTTGCGCAAAAGCCGGGCGGACATCAGGAACGTGCCGATGGTGCCCGCAGGCATCTGGTCGACCTGCGGGATCGGGATGCCGTAGGTGCCCACGTCCCATTTGCCTGAACTGAGAAGGTGGAAGCGCACCATCGAGTGCATCAAACGCACCTTGGCCGCCGCCTGAAATCCCTTACCGTAGCGCTCAAGTGCGCCAGGCAGCGTCGTGGCGGTAAAGAAGCTCGCGGTCTCGAAGACGCGCTTGGCAGATGCTTCGTCGGACAAGGTGCCCGTCATGGTCATCGGAAGCGCAGCGTATTTGTTCAGGAAGGTCGCGAGAAAAGCGCCGCGAATTGCAAACGGGGTGCCTGCGGCCATTGGAATCCGCTCGTCGCGCGCTCCGGCTTCGACCAAATCCATATCGACCCACTCGGGTGTGTTCTCCATGGCGCGAATGAAGGCCACGAGTTCGGGCGGGGCGTTCTCGACATTCTCCACTCCTTTTTCGCAAGCCGCATCCAGCATCTGGATCAAGACGGGGAAGCCGAACTCGGGGATCAGGGCGGCATAGGCGTCAGAGACGCGGTCGCCGGTCATTGTCGAGTTGCGCACGCGCTCGAGCAGGTCGGGGTTGTCGAAGACGGGTGCGACCATCGACCGAAGCTTGTCGAAGCGCTCGTCGTCCAGCTTGGCTTGGGTATCGAGACGCTCGGGCACGGTCGAGAAATCGACCCCGCCGTAGATCCCGGGAATTTCTTCGCGCTGCCGTTGGACGAAGTCGGAATACTCTGGTGTCGACATGTTTCCAGTGAACCAAGTGATCAGCCGCATGTCGAGCTTTGGGATCTCGACTCCGAGCCTGCGAACGAGCAAGGTCATCGCCGCGAAATAGTGAACTTGCAGGCAGGATATGCTGCTGCGGGGACGAGGATCTCCTTTGATTGGAGGAGGGGGGCACTGCGAAAAGTCCTGAGTAGGT is a genomic window of Candidatus Binatia bacterium containing:
- a CDS encoding haloalkane dehalogenase — its product is MKIKRTPDERFADLQDFPFEPHYAEVQDGDGGRLRIHYLDEGDPSADPIVLMHGNPAWCYLYRKLIPALVAAGHRVVTPDLVGFGRSDKPTEYDDYSYLRHVSWMQQWLEQVDLERITLFCQDWGGLIGLRLVAANPDRFTRVLASNTSLPTGDEKLPQPFLDWQIFSREVENYDLGVIIAMGCVAPIADEVIAAYNAPFPDETYKAGARVFASLVPHDREHPAFVANRSAWENLENFQKPFLTAFSDRDPMTKGADAPMRKRIPGAADQPHTIIKGAGHFLQEERPEELIEVLLNFIEGEPAPE
- a CDS encoding oxygenase MpaB family protein; translated protein: MSTPEYSDFVQRQREEIPGIYGGVDFSTVPERLDTQAKLDDERFDKLRSMVAPVFDNPDLLERVRNSTMTGDRVSDAYAALIPEFGFPVLIQMLDAACEKGVENVENAPPELVAFIRAMENTPEWVDMDLVEAGARDERIPMAAGTPFAIRGAFLATFLNKYAALPMTMTGTLSDEASAKRVFETASFFTATTLPGALERYGKGFQAAAKVRLMHSMVRFHLLSSGKWDVGTYGIPIPQVDQMPAGTIGTFLMSARLLRKGITEFTEAQRATVELSRYRCFLLGLPQDLLGETPREIIDLLMARHITLREAYDDETCGTLVRGTMEADLFDRSSIRGKLHSWLENGFSRFVLINSFLSGDAAQARTMGITFSRTEKLAAAIAAGVISTNAAFYRIGLKVPGLSAWIDRRLNAKIARLLDTYGHADFVTDPGQYTVNAAT